The Arcobacter porcinus sequence AAAACTATATCTTCTTCTTTTGCATTAATTAAAACATTTTTAAATTTCTCATCAGCGTCACATTCAAATGTCCCAATAAATCTTGTTCCCATTTGAACACCTGAACAGCCCATATTTAAAAACTTATCAATATCATTTTTATTCCAAACTCCACCAGCTGCAATTACAGGAATATCTCCCCAGTTCTTTGCTTCTTCAATAACAGGAGGAACTATACTTTCAAGTTGAAATTCATCTTTAAAACAATCATCATATTTAAAACCTTGATGCCCACCACTTAAAGGACCTTCTACAATTACAGCATCTGGAATTTTATTATATCTTTTCCATTTTTTACAAATAAGTTTTAAAGCTCTAGCACTTGAAACAATAGGAACAAGAGCTACATCTGGAAAGTTTTTTGTGAACTCAGGCATATTTGTAGGAATTCCAGCACCTGTAATAATGATATTTGCACCAGCTTCACAAGCATCTTTAACTACTCTTCCATAATCATTAATTGCATATAAAATATTACAAGCAATAGGTAATTTACCACAAATTTTTCTAGCATTATCAAAAATCTCTTTTAGAGCATCTTTATTATAAAAGTTTAAAACCTCTTTTGGTTTATCTTTTCTCATTACAATATTAACTTTTGGACTTAATTTTTTATAATAACCAGTTCCAACAGCTGAAATAACTCCTAAACCACCTTCTAAACTAACATGTCCAGCTAATTGATCCCAACTAATTCCAACACCCATACCACCTTGAATGATTGGATGCTTTATCTCATATTTTCCTATTTTCAAATTAGCCCTTTATTTTATAATTATTTTTGCGAAACTTTTTTTACCCTTTTGAAGAATATATTCTCCAATTTTCAAGTTTAACTTATCATCGCTTATTTTCTCTTGATTTATAGATACAGCATTTGCTTTAATATCTCTTCTTGCTTGTGAAGTTGAATCAACTAACTTACTATCTAACATAGCTTGACAAATCCACAATTCTCCTTCAAATATAAATTCAGGAATATCAGTAGGAATGTCTTTATTTGAGAATACTTTTTCAAACTCTTCTTTTGCTTTTACACCAGAACCAGCTCCATGAAATCTATCAACAATTTCACTTGCTAAATCTTCTTTTACTTTTTTAGGATGTAAAGAACCATTATTAATACCATTTTTTAGCTCTTCAATCTCTTTTAAACTTTTACTTGAAAGTAATTCAAAATATCTCCACATTAATTCATCTGAAATTGATAATACTTTTCCAAACATATCAAATGGTTCATCTGTTACACCAATATAATTATCTAAAGATTTAGACATTTTTTGTACCCCATCTAAACCTTCTAAAATTGGCATCATTAAAACGGCTTGTTGTTTTTTACAATCATAAGCTTTTTGTAAAGTTCTTCCCATTAAAAGATTGAATTTTTGGTCTGTTCCTCCCATTTCTATATCACTTTTAAGTTCAATAGAATCATAACCTTGAAGTAGGGGATATATAAACTCACTAACAGCAATTGGAGTATTTGAACTATATCTTTTTGAAAAATCATCTCTTTCTAACATTCTTGCAACAGTTAAATTTGAAGCAAGTTGAATAAGTCCAGAAGTTCCAAGTTTATTTAACCATTCACTATTAAAAACAACTTTTGTTTTAGCAGGATCAAGTACTTTAAATACTTGCTCTTTATATGTTTCTGCATTTCTTAAAACATCATCTTTGCTTAAAACTTTTCTAGTTTCACTTTTTCCAGTTGGATCTCCAATAGCAGCTGTAAAATCTCCAATTAAAAATTGAATAATAGCACCATATTTTTGGAAAGTTGCCATTTTTTGTAGTAAAACTGTATGACCTAAATGAATATCAGGAGCAGTTGGATCAAATCCAACCTTTACAAAAAAATTCTCACCAGTTTCAAAATATCTTTTAACTACTTTAGAAATTGCTTCAATATCAATAATTTCAGCTGTTCCTCTTTTAATCTCTTCTAATGCTTCTTCTAATCTATTTTCCATTTTTTACCTTATTTATTATATGCGTCTTTTTTTGATGTAAATTCTATTACTTTTATATTATTTTCAACAATTTGTCTCACTTCTTCTGTATTTGAAATATTTGTTTCAAATTCAATATCACAATATTGGATATAAGAGTGTTTTTGTCTTCCAAATGCTACACCTAAAATATAAAAATCACTTTTTGATAGGTATGACATAACCTTTGCTAATTCACCTTTAGTATTTGGAATACTAATTAGCATTTTATATTTATAAACACTATTTTTTTCCCATTGACAAAATACCATTTGTTCATTTTGTTTAATTTTTAAATATGCTTTATCACACATTTTATGATGAACAGTAGCAGAGTGATTATTTCTAAAAGCAATAATATCATCACCAAATTTTGGGTGACAACAGTGATCAAAAGATAAAGAGTTTATATTAAAATTTGAATATACTAGCATATTGTCAAATTTAAACTCTTTTATTTTACTTGTTAAGATTTTAAATCTTCCCATTATTCCTTTCTCTTTTAGCACTTTTTTCTCAACAAGCTCTTTAGCATTTTTCATATATGAAAGATTAGTTGTTACTTTATATAGTGCTCTTACAGGATAATGTTCTAAAATATCATCATAATATCTTGAGAAAATAGTATTTATAATATTTTTTCCACTTAAATCATCTATCTCTCTTTGCTTTTGTGCACATAGAAATTTTAGTTGTTTTTTTGCTCTAGATGTTTTTACCATATCTATCCAAGAACATCTAATAACAGGTTCATCACTTAATTCAATTTGTATAATATCAGTACTTTTTAAAACTGTAAGTAAAGGTTTTTTAACCTTATTAATATGGCAAGAAACAGCTCTTTTACCTATATTTGTATGAACAGCAAAAGCATAATCATAAGCAGTTGAGCCAATAGGAAGAATGAAAACTTCTCCTTTTGGAGAGTAAACAATTATTTCATCACTAAATAAGTTCTCTTTTGTCTCTTTATAAAACTCTTCTATATTATCATTTGAAAACTCTAATGATTTAA is a genomic window containing:
- a CDS encoding nitronate monooxygenase — its product is MKIGKYEIKHPIIQGGMGVGISWDQLAGHVSLEGGLGVISAVGTGYYKKLSPKVNIVMRKDKPKEVLNFYNKDALKEIFDNARKICGKLPIACNILYAINDYGRVVKDACEAGANIIITGAGIPTNMPEFTKNFPDVALVPIVSSARALKLICKKWKRYNKIPDAVIVEGPLSGGHQGFKYDDCFKDEFQLESIVPPVIEEAKNWGDIPVIAAGGVWNKNDIDKFLNMGCSGVQMGTRFIGTFECDADEKFKNVLINAKEEDIVLMSSPVGLPARGVKTNLQFSIENKTAPKVQCISNCVSPCNRGTEARIVGYCIADRLGAAYQGDVDTGLFFSGSNGYKIDKLISVKELMEKLTKGE
- the tyrS gene encoding tyrosine--tRNA ligase: MENRLEEALEEIKRGTAEIIDIEAISKVVKRYFETGENFFVKVGFDPTAPDIHLGHTVLLQKMATFQKYGAIIQFLIGDFTAAIGDPTGKSETRKVLSKDDVLRNAETYKEQVFKVLDPAKTKVVFNSEWLNKLGTSGLIQLASNLTVARMLERDDFSKRYSSNTPIAVSEFIYPLLQGYDSIELKSDIEMGGTDQKFNLLMGRTLQKAYDCKKQQAVLMMPILEGLDGVQKMSKSLDNYIGVTDEPFDMFGKVLSISDELMWRYFELLSSKSLKEIEELKNGINNGSLHPKKVKEDLASEIVDRFHGAGSGVKAKEEFEKVFSNKDIPTDIPEFIFEGELWICQAMLDSKLVDSTSQARRDIKANAVSINQEKISDDKLNLKIGEYILQKGKKSFAKIIIK